The Streptomyces kanamyceticus genome window below encodes:
- a CDS encoding ABC transporter ATP-binding protein, giving the protein MSAVPDRPSYERDDALSARELYRFYRAGEEETLALRGVSLRVRRGETVAVVGPSGAGKSTLLACLAGLDEPSGGEVKVSGVRISHRSGPERDRLRARHIGVLLQSRNLLPHLTVRDNIRLAQRAVRGRPAARAQALLDQVGLADRIRALPRQLSGGELARAGLAVALANSPTVLLADEPTGELDGAAEQVVLRMIRERATGGCAVLIVTHSPAVVRGADRVIALADGRVGEASARSGPREADDVRP; this is encoded by the coding sequence GTGAGTGCCGTGCCCGACCGACCGTCCTACGAACGCGACGACGCGCTGTCCGCCCGCGAGCTGTACCGCTTCTACCGGGCGGGCGAAGAGGAGACCCTGGCGCTGCGCGGGGTGTCGCTGCGCGTGCGGCGCGGTGAGACGGTCGCCGTCGTCGGCCCGTCGGGGGCGGGCAAGTCCACCCTGCTGGCGTGCCTGGCCGGGCTCGACGAGCCGTCGGGCGGCGAGGTCAAGGTGTCCGGGGTCCGCATCAGTCACCGGTCGGGGCCCGAGCGGGATCGGCTGCGCGCCCGTCACATCGGCGTCCTGCTGCAGAGCCGCAACCTGCTGCCGCACCTCACCGTGCGGGACAACATCCGCCTGGCCCAGCGGGCCGTGCGCGGGCGGCCCGCGGCACGTGCGCAGGCGCTGCTCGACCAGGTGGGTCTCGCCGACCGGATCCGGGCTCTGCCGCGCCAGCTGTCCGGCGGTGAACTGGCCCGGGCCGGCCTGGCCGTCGCCCTCGCCAACTCACCGACTGTGCTCCTTGCCGACGAGCCGACCGGCGAACTCGACGGCGCTGCCGAGCAGGTGGTGCTGCGGATGATCCGGGAGCGGGCTACGGGCGGCTGTGCCGTGCTGATCGTCACGCACAGCCCGGCGGTGGTCCGCGGCGCCGACCGGGTCATCGCCCTGGCCGACGGCCGGGTCGGCGAGGCGTCCGCCCGGAGCGGGCCGCGGGAGGCCGACGATGTCCGCCCGTGA
- a CDS encoding ABC transporter ATP-binding protein — MSARDALVVCADAALTFGRGPTAVVAVHGADLSIMPGDRLAVVGPSGSGKSSLLHLLAGLEHPTSGTVTRPGLAGRTDIGLVFQADSLIPALDVAENTALPLALAGRPPAQTRRTVSDALALVGAADLADRLPEEISGGQAQRVAVARVLAQEPRLILADEPTGRLDHATGARVLDALLAVADHTGAALVVTTHDPAVAARLPVRRVMRDGRLLARENTADIADTEDCS, encoded by the coding sequence ATGTCCGCCCGTGACGCCCTCGTCGTCTGCGCGGACGCGGCGCTGACCTTCGGCCGCGGCCCCACGGCCGTGGTGGCCGTGCACGGCGCCGACCTGAGCATCATGCCCGGCGACCGGCTGGCCGTCGTGGGCCCGTCGGGGTCGGGAAAGTCGTCGCTGCTGCATCTGCTGGCCGGGCTCGAACACCCCACCAGCGGCACCGTCACCCGGCCCGGCCTCGCCGGGAGGACCGACATCGGCCTGGTGTTCCAGGCCGACAGCCTCATCCCCGCCCTCGACGTCGCGGAGAACACCGCGCTGCCCCTCGCCCTCGCCGGCCGCCCACCTGCGCAGACCCGCCGGACGGTCTCCGACGCCCTCGCCCTGGTCGGCGCGGCCGACCTGGCCGACCGGCTGCCCGAGGAGATATCCGGCGGCCAGGCCCAACGCGTCGCCGTGGCCCGCGTACTGGCCCAGGAGCCGCGCCTGATCTTGGCCGACGAGCCCACCGGCCGCCTCGACCACGCCACCGGCGCCCGGGTTCTGGACGCACTGCTTGCGGTGGCGGACCACACGGGCGCGGCCCTCGTCGTCACCACCCACGACCCGGCCGTCGCGGCCCGATTGCCCGTGCGTCGGGTCATGCGCGACGGGCGGCTGCTCGCGCGGGAGAACACGGCCGACATCGCGGACACGGAGGACTGCTCATGA
- a CDS encoding FtsX-like permease family protein, producing MITSWAGGLLRHRAGRLLAAVAGIALAVALIASLGSFLTASKATMTQRAVRAVAVDWQVEVQPGADPAAVLRQVRKAPGTRAALPVGYARTAGFTAQVQGSTQTTGPGMALGLPSGYPRLFPDAIRLLSGSPTGVLLAQQTAANLHAAPGDSVGIRLPGIGARQVRVDGVVDLPQADSLFQKVGAPSQSQPTAPPDNVILLPSERFTSLTRGARDLSTQVHAARDAQLPADPAAAFTAVTGAAHHLEAQAAGAALVGDNLGAALDSARQDALYAQILFLFLGVPGAILAAALTGAVASAGGARRRQEQGLLRLRGLRPRQITALASLEAALVGAAGGLVGLGVAALTGHLAFGAWSFGAGAGTWVVWCGLAFVLGIVVAAGAVLAPAVRDLRSASVADTRKESGGRSARSPWWLRYGLDFVLLVGSWLVFRASSGNQYALVLAPEGVPALSVSYWAFLGPALLWIGAALLVWRLTLLALTYGRPVITRLARPLTATLADTTAAVLARRRRPLARSAVLLALAVSFAISTAVFNATYHQQAEADARLTNGADVTVTEPPAAHVPPGAADTLKVSGVRHVEPLQHRFAYVGPDLQDLYGVRPDTIAHATSLQDAYFSGGTAHQLMRRLAQRPDNILVSVETVHDFQLSVGDTVNLRIQDARTKSLRTVPFHYAGIAKEFPTAPKDSFFVANAAYITKATGSDAIGAFLLDTGGTHQKQVAAHLRTQLGTRATVTDLTQTRGTVGTSLTSVDLAGLTRIELAFAVLLAAGAGGLVLALGLAERRRTFAIATVLGARRGQLRGMVLTEALLLIAGGLAGGALIGWALSEMLVKVLTGVFDPPPASLSVPAAYLTLTASTAVAAVLAAALNGIRRARRPAVEELRDL from the coding sequence ATGATCACTTCGTGGGCGGGCGGCCTGCTCCGCCACCGCGCCGGACGGCTGCTGGCCGCCGTCGCCGGCATCGCGCTGGCGGTCGCTCTGATCGCCTCCCTCGGCTCCTTCCTGACCGCCTCGAAGGCGACCATGACCCAGCGCGCCGTCCGCGCGGTCGCCGTGGACTGGCAGGTCGAGGTGCAGCCCGGCGCCGATCCCGCCGCCGTGCTCCGGCAGGTCCGCAAGGCGCCCGGCACGCGCGCCGCCCTCCCGGTCGGGTACGCCCGCACCGCCGGCTTCACCGCCCAGGTCCAGGGCAGCACGCAGACCACAGGACCCGGCATGGCCCTCGGCCTCCCGTCCGGCTACCCAAGGCTGTTCCCGGACGCGATCCGCCTCCTGTCCGGCTCCCCCACCGGCGTCCTGCTCGCCCAGCAGACCGCCGCCAACCTGCACGCCGCCCCCGGCGACAGCGTCGGCATCCGGCTGCCGGGCATCGGAGCGCGGCAGGTCCGGGTGGACGGTGTGGTGGACCTGCCGCAGGCCGACTCCCTGTTCCAGAAGGTCGGCGCCCCCTCCCAGTCCCAGCCGACCGCGCCCCCCGACAACGTCATCCTGCTGCCCTCCGAACGGTTCACTTCCCTGACCCGGGGCGCGCGTGACCTGAGCACTCAGGTCCATGCCGCCCGTGACGCCCAGCTGCCCGCCGACCCGGCCGCCGCCTTCACCGCGGTCACCGGTGCCGCCCATCATCTGGAGGCCCAGGCAGCGGGCGCGGCACTGGTCGGCGACAACCTCGGTGCCGCCCTCGACTCCGCCCGCCAGGACGCCCTCTACGCCCAGATCCTGTTCCTCTTCCTCGGCGTGCCCGGCGCGATCCTGGCCGCCGCGCTGACCGGCGCGGTGGCATCGGCCGGAGGCGCCAGGCGCCGTCAGGAGCAGGGCCTGCTGCGGCTGCGTGGACTGCGGCCCCGTCAGATCACCGCGCTCGCCTCTCTGGAGGCCGCCCTGGTGGGCGCCGCGGGCGGGCTCGTCGGCCTGGGCGTCGCGGCGCTGACCGGACATCTGGCCTTCGGCGCCTGGTCCTTCGGTGCGGGCGCGGGCACCTGGGTGGTGTGGTGCGGACTCGCCTTCGTCCTCGGCATCGTCGTGGCCGCCGGCGCGGTCCTCGCTCCGGCCGTGCGCGACCTGCGGTCGGCCAGCGTCGCCGACACCCGCAAGGAGAGCGGCGGGCGCTCCGCGCGCTCGCCCTGGTGGCTGCGCTACGGCCTGGACTTCGTCCTGCTCGTGGGCTCCTGGCTGGTCTTCCGCGCCTCCTCGGGCAACCAGTACGCCCTCGTCCTCGCCCCGGAAGGCGTGCCCGCTCTGTCCGTCTCGTACTGGGCCTTCCTGGGCCCGGCGCTGCTGTGGATCGGCGCCGCGCTGCTGGTCTGGCGCCTGACGCTGCTCGCCCTCACCTACGGCCGCCCGGTGATCACCCGCCTGGCCCGCCCGCTGACCGCCACCCTCGCCGACACCACGGCAGCCGTCCTGGCCCGGCGCCGCCGCCCGCTGGCCCGCTCGGCGGTGCTGCTCGCCCTCGCGGTGTCCTTCGCGATCTCCACAGCCGTCTTCAACGCCACCTACCACCAGCAGGCCGAGGCCGACGCCCGGCTGACCAACGGCGCCGACGTCACGGTCACCGAGCCGCCCGCCGCCCACGTCCCGCCCGGCGCGGCCGACACCCTGAAGGTCTCCGGCGTACGCCACGTCGAGCCGCTCCAGCACCGCTTCGCCTACGTCGGCCCCGACCTCCAGGACCTCTACGGCGTCCGCCCCGACACCATCGCCCACGCCACCTCCCTCCAAGACGCCTACTTCTCCGGCGGCACCGCCCACCAGCTCATGCGCCGCCTCGCCCAGCGCCCGGACAACATCCTGGTCAGCGTGGAGACCGTGCACGACTTCCAGCTCTCGGTCGGCGACACCGTCAACCTGCGCATCCAGGACGCCCGCACCAAGTCCCTGCGCACCGTGCCCTTCCACTACGCGGGCATCGCCAAGGAGTTCCCCACCGCGCCCAAGGACAGCTTCTTCGTCGCCAACGCCGCGTACATCACCAAGGCGACCGGCAGCGACGCCATCGGCGCGTTCCTGCTCGATACCGGCGGCACCCACCAGAAGCAGGTCGCCGCGCACCTGCGCACACAGTTGGGCACCCGCGCCACGGTCACCGACCTCACCCAGACCCGCGGCACCGTCGGCACCAGCCTCACCTCCGTCGACCTGGCCGGCCTGACCCGTATCGAACTCGCCTTCGCCGTGCTGCTCGCCGCCGGAGCGGGCGGACTCGTCCTCGCCCTCGGGCTCGCCGAACGCCGCCGTACCTTCGCCATCGCCACCGTGCTCGGCGCCCGCCGCGGCCAGCTGCGCGGCATGGTCCTCACCGAGGCGCTGCTGCTGATCGCCGGTGGGCTCGCGGGTGGTGCGCTGATCGGCTGGGCCCTGTCGGAGATGCTGGTCAAGGTCCTTACCGGCGTCTTCGACCCGCCGCCCGCCTCGCTCTCGGTCCCGGCCGCCTACCTGACCCTCACCGCGAGCACCGCCGTCGCCGCCGTGCTGGCCGCCGCCCTCAACGGGATCCGTCGCGCGCGGCGCCCGGCCGTCGAGGAGTTGCGCGACCTGTGA
- a CDS encoding response regulator transcription factor, producing the protein MPTPAVPDPSRPRVLIVEDDDTIGRHLVSGLRGSDYRSSWSRTGSAALAEATQSAYDVLLLDLGLPDMDGLDVARVLRARRPDLLIIILTARTDDIDVIAGLDAGADDYLVKPFSLSVLLARLRAHLRRRTVPAPPQEPVRLADLVLDVSARRCTLDGDEVALRAKEFDLLAVLAQHVGDAVSRETLMAEVWDENWFGSTKTLDVTMAGLRRRLTQAAGARARLPRITTLRGHGYRLEP; encoded by the coding sequence ATGCCCACGCCCGCCGTCCCGGACCCCAGCCGCCCCCGCGTCCTGATCGTCGAGGACGACGACACCATCGGCCGCCACCTGGTGAGCGGCCTGCGCGGCAGCGACTACCGGTCCAGCTGGAGCCGGACCGGCTCGGCCGCCCTGGCAGAGGCCACGCAATCCGCCTACGACGTCCTCCTCCTCGACCTGGGCCTGCCCGACATGGACGGCCTCGACGTCGCCCGCGTCCTGCGCGCCCGCCGGCCCGACCTGCTGATCATCATCCTCACCGCCCGCACCGACGACATCGACGTGATCGCCGGCCTGGACGCGGGAGCCGACGACTACCTCGTCAAGCCGTTCAGCCTGTCCGTGCTGCTCGCCCGGCTCCGCGCCCACCTACGCCGCCGCACCGTCCCGGCACCGCCGCAGGAACCGGTGCGCCTGGCCGATCTCGTCCTCGACGTCTCCGCCCGCCGCTGCACGCTCGACGGCGACGAGGTCGCCCTGCGCGCCAAGGAGTTCGACCTGCTGGCCGTCCTCGCCCAGCACGTGGGGGACGCCGTCTCCCGAGAGACGTTGATGGCCGAGGTGTGGGACGAGAACTGGTTCGGCTCCACCAAGACCCTGGACGTCACCATGGCCGGTCTGCGCCGCCGCCTCACACAGGCCGCCGGCGCCCGCGCCCGGCTGCCCCGCATCACCACGCTGCGCGGACACGGCTACCGTCTGGAACCCTGA
- a CDS encoding lysylphosphatidylglycerol synthase transmembrane domain-containing protein, with amino-acid sequence MLAAVAWGLAAHRRTMDAGADQLAGADRDWLLAAAAATLATWVCAAITQQGAVVERLPARRLVAAQFAACAANHVLPAGVGASLVNLRFLTRCGLSTTRSATALAVKAAVGGLVRLALAILLLLTSPRVPSLSPAISRPTLAQGAVGCVVLAVSALILYGPVRRRVREAARQALADVRAVHGKRSRVCALWGGSLGFALLHAAVLVAVVRALDVSVPAEHVMLAYLLASGAAVLLPTPGGLGSLDAALVLTLTAAGTSGTVALSAVFGYRFLTAWLPLFPGLVVWGWMVRRSVL; translated from the coding sequence GTGTTGGCCGCGGTCGCCTGGGGCCTGGCCGCGCACCGGCGCACGATGGACGCCGGTGCCGACCAGCTCGCCGGTGCCGACCGGGACTGGCTCCTTGCGGCCGCGGCGGCGACGCTGGCGACCTGGGTGTGCGCGGCGATCACTCAGCAGGGCGCGGTGGTCGAACGCCTGCCCGCTCGGCGTCTGGTGGCCGCGCAGTTCGCGGCGTGCGCGGCCAACCACGTACTGCCCGCAGGGGTCGGCGCGAGCCTGGTCAACCTGCGCTTCCTCACCCGCTGCGGGCTCTCCACCACCCGCTCGGCCACCGCACTCGCGGTCAAGGCCGCTGTCGGCGGCCTGGTCCGCCTCGCGCTGGCGATCCTGCTCCTGCTGACCTCGCCCCGCGTTCCATCGCTCTCCCCGGCCATCTCCCGCCCCACTCTCGCGCAAGGGGCTGTCGGCTGCGTCGTCCTCGCCGTCTCGGCCCTGATCCTGTACGGGCCCGTGCGTCGCCGCGTGCGGGAGGCGGCGCGGCAGGCGCTTGCCGACGTACGGGCTGTGCACGGCAAGCGGTCCCGGGTCTGCGCCCTGTGGGGAGGCTCCCTCGGCTTCGCCCTGCTGCATGCCGCCGTGCTGGTCGCTGTGGTGCGGGCGCTGGACGTCTCCGTGCCCGCCGAGCACGTCATGCTGGCCTATCTCCTGGCCAGCGGGGCCGCCGTGCTGCTGCCGACGCCGGGTGGCCTGGGTTCGCTGGACGCGGCGCTCGTGCTGACGCTCACCGCGGCAGGGACCTCTGGCACCGTGGCCCTGTCGGCGGTTTTCGGCTACCGCTTCCTGACGGCCTGGCTGCCGCTGTTTCCGGGGCTGGTGGTCTGGGGGTGGATGGTCCGGCGCAGCGTGCTGTGA
- a CDS encoding M48 family metalloprotease, whose product MIAVLLVPLALTFLAPPLARRTLDRFAPVVALRVLTASALALAGACVAALGALVLTGLLKVPAFAALGDLVHPLRTSSDYVVLPLAVAATGVLTLSVLTLLRSAVRQVRALRVARKQVESRPAVGDLCVVESSHADAYALPGRPHRIVVTTGMLRSLGAAEREALFAHERAHNRGGHHYFLAAAEFAAPCHPALRAVRGTIRLAAERAADEAAATAVGDRRLIATAIARAALAGHAAPSTRPDFAPAATTGPVPQRVAALLTPPEGHSSAARCAALLLVACTAVSVTAGAAGAVTFHHAVEVAQGENRP is encoded by the coding sequence ATGATCGCCGTGCTGCTCGTTCCCCTGGCCCTGACCTTCCTCGCGCCGCCGCTGGCCCGCCGGACGCTGGACCGGTTCGCCCCTGTCGTCGCGCTGCGGGTGCTCACCGCCTCCGCCCTGGCGCTGGCGGGAGCCTGCGTCGCGGCGCTGGGCGCTCTGGTCCTGACCGGACTACTCAAAGTTCCCGCGTTCGCCGCCCTGGGCGACCTCGTCCACCCCCTGCGTACCTCGTCGGACTATGTGGTCCTTCCTTTGGCGGTCGCGGCGACCGGAGTGCTCACCCTCAGCGTGCTGACGCTTCTGCGCTCGGCCGTCCGGCAGGTCCGCGCGCTGCGCGTCGCCCGTAAGCAGGTCGAGAGCCGACCCGCCGTGGGCGATCTGTGTGTGGTCGAGTCGTCGCACGCGGACGCGTACGCTCTGCCCGGACGCCCGCATCGCATCGTCGTCACCACCGGCATGCTGCGCAGCCTGGGCGCCGCCGAGCGCGAGGCCCTGTTCGCCCACGAACGTGCGCACAACCGGGGCGGGCACCACTACTTCTTGGCCGCCGCGGAGTTCGCGGCCCCTTGCCATCCCGCGCTGCGCGCTGTGCGTGGGACCATCCGGCTCGCCGCTGAGCGGGCCGCCGACGAGGCTGCCGCCACCGCCGTAGGTGACCGGCGACTGATCGCCACGGCCATCGCCCGGGCCGCCCTCGCCGGGCACGCCGCCCCCTCGACCCGACCGGACTTCGCCCCCGCGGCGACGACCGGCCCCGTGCCGCAGCGGGTCGCCGCCCTGCTCACGCCGCCCGAGGGGCACTCCAGTGCCGCGCGCTGTGCCGCGCTCCTCCTCGTGGCCTGCACCGCCGTGTCCGTCACCGCCGGAGCGGCCGGTGCCGTCACCTTCCACCACGCGGTCGAGGTCGCCCAGGGCGAGAACAGGCCATGA
- a CDS encoding BlaI/MecI/CopY family transcriptional regulator has translation MTEARDERRPAGELETAVMAALWAAETPLTPGRLQSELGFGLARTTVATIVSRLHEKGLVRRERQGRGYAYAPVQDAPGLTAQRMHTELDRDTDRETVLARFVAQLAPGDEEVLRRLLEGDEG, from the coding sequence ATGACCGAGGCGAGGGACGAGCGGCGGCCGGCGGGCGAGTTGGAGACCGCCGTCATGGCGGCGTTGTGGGCCGCCGAGACCCCGCTCACGCCCGGACGGCTGCAGAGCGAACTCGGCTTCGGCCTGGCCCGTACGACGGTGGCGACGATAGTGAGCCGCCTGCACGAGAAAGGGCTCGTCCGCCGGGAGCGGCAGGGACGCGGCTACGCCTACGCCCCCGTACAGGACGCTCCCGGGCTGACCGCCCAGCGCATGCACACCGAACTCGACCGGGACACCGACCGGGAGACGGTTCTGGCCCGCTTCGTCGCACAGCTCGCCCCCGGTGACGAGGAAGTCCTGCGCCGGCTTCTGGAGGGCGACGAGGGATGA
- a CDS encoding DedA family protein — translation MTPVLHLSSQLAVNVLDARSLLSAFGALGVGVVLFAETGLLIGFFLPGDSLLFTAGLLCTGSADRGLRLSLAPLLAAAAVGALAGSQCGYLLGRRAGGALLARSHSSRLHVGARRAEELLARYGHAKAIVLARFVPVVRTVLNPMAGALRVPVRTFTLWQVIGGLAWSIGLTLAGYALGSSVPNVDRYLLPLVAVIVALSLIPLVTEVLRSRRGARAAGQKATEEETLG, via the coding sequence ATGACCCCAGTCCTGCACCTGTCGTCGCAGCTCGCCGTCAATGTGCTGGACGCGCGCTCGCTGTTGTCCGCGTTCGGCGCGCTGGGCGTGGGTGTGGTGCTGTTCGCCGAGACAGGACTACTGATCGGCTTCTTCCTGCCGGGAGACTCGCTGCTGTTCACGGCGGGGCTGCTGTGTACCGGCAGCGCCGATCGCGGCCTGAGGCTTTCCCTCGCCCCGCTCCTGGCCGCCGCGGCGGTGGGGGCGCTGGCGGGCTCGCAGTGCGGCTATCTGCTGGGCCGCAGAGCGGGCGGCGCTCTGCTGGCCCGCAGCCACTCGTCCCGCCTGCATGTAGGGGCGCGACGCGCGGAAGAACTTCTTGCCCGCTACGGGCATGCGAAGGCGATCGTGCTGGCCCGCTTCGTCCCAGTGGTGCGCACGGTCCTGAACCCGATGGCGGGTGCCCTTCGGGTCCCGGTGCGGACGTTCACGCTCTGGCAGGTCATCGGCGGACTGGCGTGGAGCATCGGTCTCACCCTGGCCGGCTACGCCCTGGGATCCTCCGTGCCGAACGTGGACAGGTACCTGCTTCCGCTGGTCGCGGTGATCGTGGCCCTGTCGCTGATTCCGCTCGTTACCGAGGTCCTTCGCTCGCGCCGGGGAGCTCGCGCAGCCGGGCAGAAAGCAACGGAAGAGGAGACCCTGGGATGA
- a CDS encoding phosphatase PAP2 family protein, with protein MTIAFDGSSIDGSPTTAVVHLAGHAPPWLNDTVAAWSTYGLALFAVLMVIAWWRARRVSAGAAATALAVPLVVVVAFAVDAALKLVVREDRPCQSLHVTTLEACPAPGDWSFPSNHAAIATAAAVALLFVSRRLGAVAIVAAGAMAVSRVWVGAHYPHDVLAGAVAGTLTVLLVLPTTRRRAQRLAPRLAATRLRPLLVTP; from the coding sequence ATGACCATTGCCTTCGACGGCTCGTCCATCGACGGCTCGCCCACCACCGCTGTCGTGCATCTGGCCGGGCATGCTCCGCCGTGGCTGAACGACACCGTCGCGGCATGGTCGACGTACGGACTGGCCCTGTTCGCCGTCCTCATGGTCATCGCCTGGTGGCGGGCACGCCGGGTGAGCGCGGGCGCGGCGGCGACGGCGCTCGCCGTGCCGCTGGTCGTGGTCGTGGCCTTCGCCGTGGACGCGGCACTGAAGCTGGTGGTGCGCGAGGACCGACCCTGCCAGAGCCTGCACGTCACCACGCTGGAGGCGTGCCCTGCGCCCGGCGACTGGTCCTTCCCCAGCAACCACGCGGCCATCGCCACCGCTGCGGCCGTCGCCCTGCTGTTCGTGTCCCGCAGACTCGGCGCCGTCGCGATCGTGGCCGCGGGAGCCATGGCGGTCTCCCGCGTCTGGGTCGGCGCGCACTATCCCCACGACGTGCTGGCCGGCGCCGTGGCCGGCACCCTCACCGTACTGCTCGTCCTGCCGACCACACGCAGGCGTGCGCAGCGCCTGGCGCCTCGGCTCGCGGCCACCCGCCTGCGTCCGCTACTGGTGACGCCATGA
- a CDS encoding ArsR/SmtB family transcription factor: protein MQAPLYQVKAEFFRMLGHPVRIRVLELLQNGPVSVRDLLIEIDVEPSNLSQQLAVLRRSGIVVSTREGTTVTYALAGGDVAELLRAARRILTELLAGQTALLAALQDSEQPVQPAAHSPQP from the coding sequence GTGCAGGCGCCCCTCTACCAGGTCAAAGCAGAGTTCTTCCGCATGCTCGGGCACCCGGTCCGCATCCGCGTCCTGGAACTCCTCCAGAACGGGCCGGTATCGGTACGGGACCTGCTCATCGAGATCGACGTCGAGCCCTCGAACCTCTCTCAGCAACTCGCCGTACTGCGCCGCTCCGGCATCGTCGTCTCCACCCGCGAAGGCACGACCGTCACGTACGCCCTGGCCGGTGGCGACGTCGCCGAACTCCTGCGTGCGGCACGCCGCATCCTCACCGAACTCCTCGCCGGCCAGACCGCCTTGCTGGCCGCACTCCAGGACTCCGAGCAGCCCGTACAACCCGCCGCGCACTCACCTCAGCCCTGA
- a CDS encoding roadblock/LC7 domain-containing protein, translating to MTSVEVSLKTLLTEAEGALGAAVVDYTSGMALGTLGGGKHLDLNVAAAGNTDLIRAKVRTMELLGLKSEIEDILVTLGTQYHLIRPVTGRSGNGLFIYLVIDKARSNLAMARHLLRRTEEQLEV from the coding sequence GTGACCAGTGTGGAAGTGTCCCTCAAAACCCTGCTGACCGAGGCCGAAGGAGCACTCGGAGCCGCCGTCGTCGACTACACGAGCGGCATGGCGCTCGGCACGTTGGGCGGCGGCAAACACCTGGATCTGAACGTCGCGGCGGCCGGCAACACCGACCTGATCCGCGCCAAGGTGCGCACCATGGAGCTGCTGGGCCTCAAGAGCGAGATCGAGGACATCCTCGTCACCCTGGGTACCCAGTACCACCTCATCCGTCCGGTGACAGGAAGGTCGGGGAACGGTCTCTTCATCTATCTCGTCATCGACAAGGCCCGGTCGAACCTCGCCATGGCGCGCCATCTCCTCAGGCGCACCGAGGAGCAGCTCGAGGTGTGA
- a CDS encoding SAM-dependent methyltransferase has translation MYSGNGSGSEGASARIDTSTAHSARVYDYILGGKDHYAVDAEAGDKMCEHWPALPVHMLENRRFMHRAGHYLAKEQGIRQFLDIGTGLPTAPNLHEVAQQVAPESHVVYVDNDPIVLAHARALLQGTREGATAYIDADMHDPDAILDSPEFRELIDLGEPVGLMIIGILHFILPPDDGLLVRRLLEPLPSGSFLAMTIGTGDFAPGEVGRVAEEYAQQGMPMALRDLATATSFFDGMDLVDPGVTQVHKWRPGPEQDGVDDRAIAMYGAVARKR, from the coding sequence ATGTACAGCGGCAACGGCAGCGGCAGCGAAGGCGCGAGTGCTCGGATCGACACCTCGACGGCTCATTCGGCGCGGGTGTACGACTACATCCTGGGCGGCAAGGACCACTACGCCGTCGACGCCGAGGCGGGCGACAAGATGTGCGAGCACTGGCCCGCGCTTCCGGTGCACATGCTGGAGAACCGCCGGTTCATGCACCGCGCAGGGCACTACCTGGCCAAGGAACAGGGCATCCGGCAGTTCCTCGACATCGGCACGGGTCTGCCCACGGCCCCCAACCTGCACGAGGTGGCGCAGCAAGTGGCGCCGGAGTCGCACGTCGTCTACGTCGACAACGACCCCATCGTCCTGGCACACGCGCGTGCCCTCCTCCAGGGCACGCGCGAGGGCGCGACCGCGTACATCGACGCCGACATGCACGACCCGGACGCCATCCTGGACAGCCCGGAGTTCCGTGAGCTGATCGACCTGGGGGAGCCGGTGGGTCTGATGATCATCGGCATACTCCACTTCATCCTGCCGCCGGACGACGGCCTCCTGGTGCGCCGCCTGCTGGAACCGCTGCCGTCGGGCAGCTTCCTGGCGATGACCATCGGAACCGGGGACTTCGCGCCCGGCGAGGTGGGCAGGGTGGCCGAGGAGTACGCGCAGCAGGGCATGCCGATGGCCCTGCGCGACCTGGCCACCGCGACCTCGTTCTTCGACGGGATGGACCTGGTGGACCCGGGCGTCACCCAGGTCCACAAGTGGCGCCCCGGCCCCGAGCAGGACGGCGTCGACGACCGCGCCATCGCGATGTACGGGGCGGTTGCTCGCAAGCGCTGA